From the genome of Streptomyces sp. V1I1, one region includes:
- a CDS encoding tetratricopeptide repeat protein, translated as MVSIDIVSAVVGWLVTLCNDSGVELVRNRRDDRSLRKTIGRSVGTVIAQSDPAVRSTLEHGLVRSFSSPPKLRLDGSVSVRDALQESVADQIADFGEWVSDTTGLPFQDVVEIEPDRFTERVCEAVVSGLRQYAAASELTELVHALDTAEIIGRLEALGLRIDGLSLPTRAAATFSLPRDIPSFTGRHAELERVLEAMNVTGPAMQGVDIHAIDGMAGVGKSAMAVRAAHLLAPRFQDGQLFLHLHGHTPGQRPVDPRDALASLLLVIGVPAAQIPSDLQTRSALWRDRLRTKRILLLLDDAVSSEQVRHLLPGSQGSLVLVTSRRRLTALEGVVPISLETMPPAEAKVLFSRLAARPGLIPSDPQVAEVVRLCGYLPLAIRLTAGKLAHHPHWSVQDLVEDLAATRHRIATMRAEEDSVASAFDLSYRDLTSGQQRLFRLLGLHPGSVIDAYIAASLADIPLANAQEFLDGIFMHHLIDEPARGDYRMHDLVREKAQSLVSLDPVAETEAAVTRMLNYYQHTVRRAAQLIKGRTPESDVPASSTPPAWAPDFAGPAQAVDWLKHQRSNIHATVDYAAVHARPAHAVGISAAMNNFLRSQGHWDQAMALHESALTAATAAGDQAGEAQAWGRLGSMQRLRGEFSAAMASQERAQELHRQVDDRLGEATAVHELGVAQRLCCEYEADRASQERARELYRALGNTLGEANTLHELGTLHWLLGFLRTAHNIHAESLEIYQDLGNEYGEAFAYNQLALTNYHLGDYPTATAQIAHALDLHHALGDRHGQAYSFKELGVVEYLTGDFGSSLATLTRSVDLHRELGSRYGMGLALTDLGALHRLMGNYTAAMTTHIQAIAQHREFGFRYGEACSLKELGVVKGLLEDRAGAEADIGAALELHTSLGHRYGQTDALIAQGNLLVRRAQCEEAHDPLTSALAGARDIEAPLLEAHALEGLARCLFGTNEPEQGLSRLRDALAILQRIGSPDLQRVEEALRRHSAG; from the coding sequence ATGGTCTCGATCGACATCGTCAGCGCTGTAGTCGGCTGGCTGGTCACGTTATGCAACGACTCCGGCGTTGAACTTGTCAGAAATCGTCGTGACGACCGGTCCCTGCGAAAGACAATCGGCCGTTCCGTGGGAACGGTCATTGCCCAATCAGACCCCGCCGTGCGCAGCACGCTTGAGCACGGCCTTGTCCGCTCTTTCAGCTCGCCGCCCAAGCTGCGCCTCGACGGCAGCGTGTCTGTGCGCGACGCCCTGCAGGAATCGGTGGCGGACCAGATCGCAGATTTCGGGGAATGGGTCAGCGACACCACCGGGCTGCCGTTCCAAGACGTCGTCGAGATCGAGCCGGATCGGTTCACGGAGCGCGTCTGCGAGGCTGTCGTATCCGGACTTCGTCAGTACGCTGCAGCCAGCGAGCTCACTGAGTTGGTGCACGCGCTCGACACGGCGGAGATCATAGGGCGGCTGGAAGCCCTCGGCCTGCGGATCGACGGACTATCTCTCCCCACCCGGGCCGCCGCTACGTTCAGTCTGCCCCGCGATATCCCTTCGTTCACCGGCCGTCATGCCGAGCTTGAGCGCGTATTGGAGGCGATGAATGTAACTGGGCCTGCGATGCAGGGGGTTGACATCCATGCGATCGACGGGATGGCAGGAGTCGGCAAGAGCGCCATGGCCGTGCGTGCCGCCCATCTCCTCGCCCCCCGCTTCCAGGACGGTCAGCTGTTCCTGCACCTCCACGGCCACACGCCCGGGCAGCGGCCCGTCGACCCACGGGACGCGCTCGCGTCCCTTCTACTAGTCATCGGTGTTCCCGCCGCTCAGATCCCCTCCGACCTGCAGACCCGATCGGCATTATGGCGAGACCGACTGCGAACGAAGCGGATACTGCTGCTGCTGGACGATGCTGTGTCCAGTGAGCAAGTGCGTCACCTGCTGCCCGGCTCCCAGGGCTCACTCGTCCTGGTCACGAGCCGACGCCGGCTCACTGCGCTCGAAGGGGTGGTCCCGATCAGCTTAGAAACCATGCCTCCGGCAGAAGCCAAGGTGCTCTTCTCACGCCTCGCGGCGCGTCCAGGCCTGATTCCGTCCGATCCTCAGGTCGCGGAGGTCGTCCGACTGTGCGGCTATCTTCCGCTGGCCATTCGGCTGACCGCGGGAAAGCTGGCACACCACCCGCACTGGAGCGTTCAGGACCTGGTCGAGGATCTGGCGGCGACCCGGCACCGCATCGCGACGATGCGGGCTGAGGAGGACTCGGTCGCCTCTGCGTTCGATCTGTCCTACCGTGACCTCACCTCAGGGCAACAGCGGCTGTTCCGGCTGCTGGGCTTGCACCCCGGATCGGTGATCGATGCGTACATCGCGGCGTCGCTCGCTGATATCCCTCTGGCGAACGCGCAAGAATTCCTCGACGGCATCTTCATGCACCATCTCATCGATGAGCCCGCTCGCGGCGACTACCGCATGCACGACCTCGTGCGCGAGAAGGCGCAGTCGCTGGTCTCCCTGGACCCGGTGGCGGAGACCGAGGCCGCGGTGACCCGCATGTTGAACTACTACCAGCACACGGTTCGTAGGGCGGCCCAGCTGATCAAAGGACGTACGCCCGAGTCGGACGTGCCAGCTTCCTCCACTCCCCCGGCATGGGCCCCGGACTTCGCTGGCCCGGCGCAGGCCGTGGACTGGCTGAAGCACCAGCGCTCCAACATCCATGCGACTGTGGACTACGCTGCGGTCCATGCGCGTCCCGCGCATGCGGTCGGCATCTCAGCGGCGATGAACAACTTTCTGCGCAGTCAGGGGCACTGGGATCAGGCGATGGCCCTGCATGAGAGCGCGCTGACTGCAGCGACGGCGGCAGGCGACCAGGCGGGCGAGGCGCAGGCATGGGGCCGTCTGGGGTCCATGCAGCGCCTGCGGGGTGAATTCTCCGCCGCGATGGCGAGCCAGGAGCGAGCGCAGGAGCTTCACCGACAGGTGGATGACCGCCTGGGCGAGGCGACGGCTGTTCACGAACTTGGCGTTGCGCAGCGCCTCTGCTGCGAGTACGAGGCCGACCGGGCGAGCCAGGAGCGGGCGCGTGAGCTCTACCGAGCGCTGGGCAACACGCTGGGAGAAGCCAATACGCTGCACGAGCTGGGGACACTGCACTGGTTGCTGGGGTTTTTGCGTACAGCGCACAACATCCACGCCGAGTCGCTCGAGATCTACCAGGACCTGGGCAATGAGTACGGGGAAGCATTCGCCTACAACCAACTCGCCCTCACTAACTACCACTTGGGTGACTATCCGACTGCGACAGCGCAGATCGCTCATGCGCTGGACCTGCATCACGCCCTCGGCGACCGCCACGGCCAGGCGTACTCGTTTAAGGAGTTGGGTGTTGTCGAGTACCTGACCGGTGACTTCGGGTCTTCTCTAGCCACTTTGACAAGGTCGGTGGATCTGCACCGGGAGCTCGGCAGCCGCTACGGGATGGGGCTTGCACTGACCGACCTGGGCGCGCTCCACCGCCTCATGGGCAACTACACCGCCGCCATGACCACACACATCCAAGCGATCGCCCAGCACAGAGAGTTCGGCTTCCGCTACGGGGAGGCCTGCTCCCTGAAGGAGTTGGGGGTGGTGAAGGGCTTGCTCGAAGACCGGGCAGGCGCAGAAGCGGACATTGGTGCGGCCCTTGAGCTGCACACATCCCTAGGCCACCGGTACGGCCAGACGGACGCCCTAATCGCACAGGGAAACCTGCTGGTGCGCCGTGCTCAATGCGAAGAGGCACACGACCCGTTGACATCTGCCCTTGCAGGAGCACGCGACATCGAAGCACCCCTGCTCGAGGCGCATGCGCTGGAGGGACTTGCCCGCTGTCTCTTCGGCACAAATGAGCCGGAGCAGGGCCTCTCCCGCCTGCGGGACGCGCTGGCCATCCTCCAACGCATCGGGTCCCCGGACCTGCAGCGAGTGGAGGAGGCACTGCGCCGACACTCCGCCGGTTAG
- a CDS encoding FxsB family cyclophane-forming radical SAM/SPASM peptide maturase produces MQPFTQFILKMHGHCNLRCDYCYLYEMADQSWRTRPAAMSTAVLEATVYRMSEHIREFSLPSVQVVLHGGEPLLAGYQRISHAAEHITTRLSGSAKVSLGIQTNGLLLDEEYLELFDRFDIKVGISLDGARAAHDRHRKDRRGSGSHARVSEKLSLLTRPETRHLFSGLLATVSLENDPLETYGELLAHNPPAVDFLLPHGNWTNPPPGRHSNSRSTPYADWLLPIFERWYEAPLRETGVRLFEDVIMLLLGSAARSESVGLTPFRSLIVETDGSLEQVDSLKSAFAGAAGLGLNVRDHALQEALAHPATVARQLGAARLCDTCRACSLQRVCGGGHIAHRYRVGHGFLNPSVYCRDLQKLIVHVRSRLHADIFAAGHLRVAGALADDE; encoded by the coding sequence ATGCAGCCGTTCACTCAGTTCATCCTGAAAATGCACGGCCACTGTAATCTGAGATGCGACTACTGCTATTTGTACGAGATGGCCGACCAGAGCTGGCGTACTCGACCTGCGGCGATGTCTACGGCAGTTCTTGAGGCCACCGTGTATAGAATGTCCGAGCATATTCGAGAATTCAGTCTTCCCTCGGTGCAGGTAGTTCTGCACGGCGGTGAGCCCCTGCTTGCGGGTTACCAAAGAATATCCCACGCCGCCGAACACATTACGACCCGTCTCTCCGGCAGCGCCAAGGTATCGCTCGGCATTCAGACCAATGGACTGCTCCTGGACGAGGAGTACCTGGAGCTCTTCGACCGTTTTGACATCAAGGTCGGAATAAGCCTCGACGGGGCGCGGGCGGCCCATGACCGTCATCGGAAGGATCGACGGGGCAGCGGAAGCCATGCACGTGTGTCGGAGAAACTGTCACTGCTCACCCGGCCGGAAACCCGCCATCTCTTTTCTGGGCTGCTGGCCACCGTTAGCCTGGAGAACGATCCGCTGGAGACCTACGGTGAACTGTTGGCTCACAACCCCCCTGCCGTGGATTTTCTTCTGCCTCACGGGAACTGGACGAATCCTCCTCCCGGACGTCACAGCAATTCCCGGTCAACACCTTATGCCGATTGGCTGTTGCCCATTTTCGAGCGATGGTACGAGGCCCCTCTGCGGGAAACCGGTGTGCGACTGTTCGAGGATGTCATCATGCTCCTCCTAGGCAGCGCGGCCAGATCCGAGTCAGTCGGCCTGACTCCTTTCCGTTCCCTGATAGTCGAGACCGATGGGAGCCTCGAGCAAGTCGACTCCCTCAAGTCGGCTTTCGCGGGGGCCGCAGGTCTCGGGCTCAATGTCCGCGACCATGCACTGCAAGAGGCCCTCGCCCACCCGGCCACGGTCGCCCGTCAGCTGGGTGCTGCCAGACTGTGCGACACCTGCAGAGCGTGCAGCCTTCAGCGGGTGTGCGGTGGAGGGCACATCGCTCACCGCTACCGCGTCGGACACGGTTTTCTCAATCCCTCCGTCTATTGCCGGGACCTGCAGAAACTCATTGTTCACGTGCGCTCACGCCTGCACGCCGATATTTTCGCCGCGGGGCACCTGAGAGTGGCAGGAGCGCTGGCCGATGATGAATGA
- a CDS encoding recombinase family protein — protein sequence MSSDDQLVPVVAYARISADLARDAHGVEDQHLVNDETAATLGLKIMHYYTDNDLSAAKADLVRPDFEAMLKVLKVGHLPDGRTVRGAIVVADDRLVRRVGDYERFVDAVTFEDRRIYADAKGLKDLYNEDVESMGLFGVVVSKAEVRKIRRRTRRSHRRRAEQGIPVGGTRPFGWEHDKLTLRPEEARHLAQAARDVIAGKSLHSILEAWRDAELRTVHNNVWQSRSLKLALWNPRMCGWRKHNGELVRDADGVPVVGKWDPIITPKEWMAIDALFSARVGPNIKADGTITDYRTPSHLLTGILRCGKPKEDGKFCNAPLRVSTRPDLSGGYVYQCPSRSMGGCGGSARNGAKVDEYITEAVLAKLEERAAVKQELDAEWGGEEELNRLMTKQRTMLQKWQEDQISDELFFPENHRMESRIKELRKERTQHALQIQRASALTEDVREQWYSNKLDMAQKRALVREALHAVIVLPVGGGGRRPFNPDLLVPKWTRD from the coding sequence ATGAGCAGCGACGATCAGTTAGTGCCGGTGGTGGCGTACGCAAGGATCTCGGCGGACTTGGCCAGGGACGCCCACGGGGTCGAAGACCAGCACCTGGTGAACGACGAGACGGCGGCCACGCTGGGCTTGAAGATCATGCACTACTACACGGACAACGATCTTTCAGCAGCGAAGGCAGATCTTGTGCGGCCCGACTTTGAAGCAATGCTGAAGGTCCTCAAGGTGGGGCATCTTCCGGACGGTCGGACAGTGCGCGGCGCCATAGTTGTCGCGGATGACCGGCTGGTGAGGCGTGTAGGCGACTACGAACGGTTCGTGGACGCAGTGACGTTCGAGGACCGACGGATCTACGCGGACGCCAAGGGACTCAAGGACCTCTATAACGAGGATGTTGAGTCGATGGGGCTCTTCGGCGTGGTGGTCTCCAAGGCGGAAGTGCGGAAGATCAGGCGGCGAACACGTCGGTCGCACCGTCGTCGTGCAGAACAGGGCATCCCTGTCGGCGGAACGCGGCCGTTCGGTTGGGAGCACGACAAGCTGACGCTTCGCCCCGAGGAGGCCCGGCACCTCGCTCAGGCGGCCCGCGACGTCATCGCCGGAAAGTCGCTGCACTCCATCCTTGAAGCATGGCGGGATGCAGAGTTGCGCACGGTCCACAACAACGTATGGCAATCCCGGTCGCTCAAGCTCGCCCTGTGGAATCCCCGCATGTGCGGATGGCGCAAGCACAATGGGGAGCTGGTGAGGGACGCCGACGGTGTCCCCGTGGTGGGTAAATGGGATCCCATCATCACGCCGAAGGAATGGATGGCGATCGATGCGCTCTTCTCGGCGCGAGTCGGACCCAACATCAAGGCCGACGGAACCATCACCGACTATCGAACTCCCTCGCATCTTCTGACAGGGATTCTCCGGTGCGGAAAGCCCAAGGAAGACGGGAAGTTTTGCAATGCTCCCTTGAGGGTGAGCACGAGGCCGGACTTGTCGGGTGGCTATGTCTACCAATGCCCGTCCCGTTCCATGGGGGGCTGCGGGGGGAGCGCCCGCAACGGGGCCAAGGTTGATGAGTACATCACCGAAGCTGTGTTGGCGAAGCTGGAGGAGCGGGCCGCGGTCAAGCAGGAGTTGGACGCTGAGTGGGGTGGAGAGGAGGAACTAAACCGACTGATGACCAAGCAGCGAACGATGTTGCAGAAATGGCAAGAGGATCAGATTTCGGATGAGCTCTTCTTCCCTGAGAACCACAGGATGGAGTCCCGCATCAAAGAGCTGCGAAAGGAACGCACGCAGCACGCGTTGCAGATTCAGCGTGCTTCCGCCCTGACCGAGGATGTACGTGAGCAGTGGTACTCGAACAAGCTCGACATGGCGCAGAAGCGGGCTCTCGTCCGAGAGGCATTGCATGCGGTGATCGTCCTGCCCGTTGGAGGTGGCGGAAGGCGCCCGTTCAACCCTGACCTTCTCGTGCCCAAGTGGACTCGCGATTAG